GTTGCGCTACATGACAAAGTGCTTGAAGTAGCTGCGATCGGTCAGGCACATGAAGTGTCTGGTGAAGTGGTGAAGCTTTGTGTGGTAAAACGCGACCCAAGTCTAACCAAAGACGAGCTGATTGCACACTGTCGCCAACACTTAACGGGTTACAAGATCCCTAAAGTGGTTGAGTTTATGGATGATTTACCAAAAACCAACGTAGGTAAGATCCTACGTCGTGTATTGCGTGAAGAGTCTGACAAAAAAGCACAACAGCAATAAGTATCGCTAGCTAAGTACGTAAAAATACTCGTCAGTTTTTGATGAGATATGTAATTACGTACCATTGCACGATACTATAGATGCCGACGTTAATACGTCGGCATTTTTCTTAATATAATTTACTAAAAGGTTAATGATTTAGCCCTGCACCGAAAAGGTATCATGTGAACTTCGACATAATTACAACAACCGAGCAATTACAACAGCGTTGTGACTCAGCCAAAACGCAGGCTGCCGTTATGCTGGATACAGAGTTTGTCCGTACGCGCACGCTATATCCGCGTTTAGGTTTGATTCAATTATTCGATGGTGAGCATTTATCGTTAATTGATCCGTTAGAGATTGATGATATGGAGCCGCTATGGGCACTATTGCGTGATCAATCTGTAATTAAAGTCCTTCATGCTTGTGGTGAAGATTTAGAAGTATTCCAACACCACGCAGGTTGCCTACCAACGCCAATGCTTGATACTCAGCTAATGGCGGCATTTTTGGGTCATGGTATCTCAACGGGCTTTGGTGCATTAGTTAAAGAATATGTGGGTGTGGAGCTTGATAAAGGTGAAGCGCGTACTAACTGGCTAGCTCGCCCATTAACGGCGAAGCAATTAGATTATGCTGCGGCAGATGTTCACTACTTAAAGCCATTGTATGAAACCCTACTCGCAAAAGTCGAAGCGACAGGGTACATGGAAGCGCTACAGCAAGAATGTAATTCTGTCATGTTACGCCGTATTAAACCTATTGATCCTGAGAAAGCATATTTAGATATTAAAAATGCATGGCAGTTATATCCGTCGCAATTAGCGGTATTACAAAAGGTAGCAGCATGGCGAGTTCGCGAAGCGCAAAAGCGTGATATTGCCTTAAACTTCATTGTTAAAGAGTTGCACCTATGGAAACTAGCTCGCTTTAATATCAAGTCACGAGCAGGGCTTGAGAAAGAAGGCTTCGAGCCAATGGAGATCCAGCGTCACGGTAATCGCTTACTAAAGATGGTGCATGATTGTGAGCATATTGCAGCGCAAGACTACCCAGCTAAAATTGAGCGTTTAGTGGATTTCCCTGGCTATAAGCAAATGGTGAAATACATTAAAGACGTGGTGACTGAAGTAGAGAAAGAGACGGGGTTAGCCCCTGAGTTTTTAGCATCGAAAAAGCAAATACACCAAGTGCTTTCTTGGGCATGGAAACATGATCGTAAAGAAGAGAAACGCCCTGAAATGCTGAAAAACTGGCGTCGTGATCTGTTTGAACAGCGTGTATTAACGATTTTGGATGAGAAAGCTTAAGCGAACTTTACTTAAGCTTTAGATAAGAAAAAACCCGCTATCTGCGGGTTTTTCCGTATTAACGTTCTTCGTCAGGTAACGTTACGTTAAGTTCGAGTACGGATAAATCTTCCTCTTTATGATCAAGGTTCACAGACACTTGATTTGGGTCGATTTGTACGTACTTACTGATCACATCTAAAATATCTTGTTTTAGCTGAGGTAGGTAGGCTGGAGTCGATTGTCCAGCACTACGACGTTCAGCGACGATAATTTGTAGTCTTTCCTTCGCTACGTTCGCTGTTTTCGTCTTTTTCGGGCGGAAAAACTCGAGCAGTGCCATATAAAGTTAGCCTCCAAATAAGCGTTTTAGGAAGCCTTTCTTCTCTTCCTCTAAGAATTTAAACGGGCGTTCCTCACCCAATAAGCGTGCTACTGTATCTTCATAAGCAATACCAGCATCAGATTCTTTATCGAAAATAACTGGTTCACCCTTGTTAGACGCGTTTAGCACTGCTTGGCTTTCAGGAATAACACCTAAAAGAGGAATATGCAAAATTTCTTCAACATCTTGAACGCTTAGCATTTCACCTTGCGTTACACGTGTCGGGTTGTAGCGTGTTAGTAGCAGGTGTTGTTTAACTGCATCTTTACCTTGTTCTGCACGGCGTGACTTAGAATCTAGAATACCTAGGATACGGTCAGAGTCACGAACAGAAGAAACTTCAGGGTTGGTTGTTACAATCGCTTCATCTGCGAAGTAAAGTGCCATTAATGCACCTGTTTCAATACCTGCAGGTGAGTCACAGATAATGAATTCAAAGCCCATTTTATCCAAGTCATTTAAAACGCGCTCAACACCTTCACGAGAAAGTGCATCTTTATCACGAGTCTGAGATGCAGGAAGAACAAACAAGTTGTCAACGCGCTTATCTTTGATTAGTGCTTGGTTTAAATTTGCTTCGCCGTTAATAACATTAACGAAGTCATAAACGACACGGCGTTCACAACCCATAATGAGATCTAGGTTACGCAGACCGATATCAAAATCGATAACTGCAGTTTTTTTACCGCATAATGCTAGGCCAGATGCAATGGCAGCGCTTGAAGTTGTTTTACCAACGCCACCTTTACCTGAAGTAACAACGATAATTCGTGCCATTTACTCAATTCCTTATTAAAACTTTTATAAAGCCAGGTGCTCGATGCTGAGTGTATTATTAGCAATAGAGATAACTACACCTTTGCCCCAGAACTCTTCCTGAATGTTATCACTTAGCCAGTAGTTTCCTGCAACTGAAATCAATTCAGATTGCAAGTTCTGACAGAAAATTGTTGCTTCTTGGTCTC
The sequence above is a segment of the Photobacterium leiognathi genome. Coding sequences within it:
- the rnd gene encoding ribonuclease D; its protein translation is MNFDIITTTEQLQQRCDSAKTQAAVMLDTEFVRTRTLYPRLGLIQLFDGEHLSLIDPLEIDDMEPLWALLRDQSVIKVLHACGEDLEVFQHHAGCLPTPMLDTQLMAAFLGHGISTGFGALVKEYVGVELDKGEARTNWLARPLTAKQLDYAAADVHYLKPLYETLLAKVEATGYMEALQQECNSVMLRRIKPIDPEKAYLDIKNAWQLYPSQLAVLQKVAAWRVREAQKRDIALNFIVKELHLWKLARFNIKSRAGLEKEGFEPMEIQRHGNRLLKMVHDCEHIAAQDYPAKIERLVDFPGYKQMVKYIKDVVTEVEKETGLAPEFLASKKQIHQVLSWAWKHDRKEEKRPEMLKNWRRDLFEQRVLTILDEKA
- the minE gene encoding cell division topological specificity factor MinE, producing MALLEFFRPKKTKTANVAKERLQIIVAERRSAGQSTPAYLPQLKQDILDVISKYVQIDPNQVSVNLDHKEEDLSVLELNVTLPDEER
- the minD gene encoding septum site-determining protein MinD, whose protein sequence is MARIIVVTSGKGGVGKTTSSAAIASGLALCGKKTAVIDFDIGLRNLDLIMGCERRVVYDFVNVINGEANLNQALIKDKRVDNLFVLPASQTRDKDALSREGVERVLNDLDKMGFEFIICDSPAGIETGALMALYFADEAIVTTNPEVSSVRDSDRILGILDSKSRRAEQGKDAVKQHLLLTRYNPTRVTQGEMLSVQDVEEILHIPLLGVIPESQAVLNASNKGEPVIFDKESDAGIAYEDTVARLLGEERPFKFLEEEKKGFLKRLFGG